A DNA window from Altererythrobacter sp. B11 contains the following coding sequences:
- a CDS encoding strawberry notch family protein, with the protein MYQSDLFPASEQSLSVPLAYAIGARIAEELASGRHLARADISGLFAEETGVQDWGSAWTIDDYNNAVEIGALLWLRESSRIDLVSGVHEAEARFDWLEAALPPRHVRSEAQVELQQFSTPPMLAWLMAKAADLSSRDIVLEPSAGNGALAIWADGCAKSLALNEIAADRRAGLRRIFPGTPVSAHDGELIADLHRGPDPSVIMMNPPFARSHERGQDGDTARRHLRSAIRASAAGGRIVAIMPERFDATPFAKTHGDASLLLDVRLQQMFVRTGTGIAVRMVVFDKLPTGSVPPIEGDTRRLIELHALLAKLPARACASASLHRLPARKPVRFGARATKQRAPIRPSAPFASKATYGTAAIELAYSVLAEPAPVPEQTGIYLPYRPSRIAFADTPAHPTPLVESVAMGSVAAPRPEVRPMLPAGWQSAGLLSDAQCETLVYAAQAFARDLPGHFRPNQQGTMLELSGDGQSYRQGFFLGDGTGAGKGRQIAALIMDRWLSGERRHIWITKNEALLEDARRDWEALGGMALDIQPLSRWKLGHPVTLPEGILFVTYPTLRSGRAEDTRLDQIRAWARDTFEGVIAFDEAHAMANALGSSGTRGKVKGSEQGMAGLRLQNTLPRARVLYASATGASDIANLGYTARLGLWGPETAFPTHEAFMTDIRAGGVAAMELVARDLKAQGLYLARALSFAGVEYDILEHRLTEAQIRIYDAYADAWAIIHRNLDEALEATRVVDEDSGDTLNRNAKAAALSIFEGTKQRFFAQLLLSMKLPSLIPAMEEALGEAHSVVVQLVSTAEAMLDRRLADLSDEEREALDIDLSPREYVIDYLAKSFPVRLMQVFTDEDGSLRSEAMSDDDGNPVFCPRAIAARDALIEQLCALPPIATALDAIIEHFGTEAVAEVTGRTRRLVMGRDGQQRLERRSPSANVAEAQSFMEGTKRILVFSDAGGTGRSYHADLDAKNQQRRVHFLLEPGWRADNAIQGLGRTNRTNQASAPLFRPVTTDVKGERRFISTIARRLDALGALTRGQRQTGGQNLFDPADNLESEYAKDALTRWFQLLYDGKLEATRFGDFVERTGLRLENPDGGLTDNLPTIQRWLNRILALPIALQNAIFDEYLGLVEARIEAAREAGTLDLGLETVRVDSFEILADELLRTDPVTGAQTRLVSLEVKRHLRPLRLERLVRMHEIGSPHAIPLRNARSGRIALSVSARRLISDDGAVIERRRLLRPLKSANWTLDALGESLWEETGVAEFTKRWRIEEEEAAASPVTERVHLATGLLLPVWKRLPGDHVRVTRLVAEDGQSIIGREVLDIDLAKIAETFGLAGVTGPAPDEVGKLVLTSGTPQPLASHDALMVKRSLVGGEQRLELTGYAPERLEWYKAKGCFTEIIRYRTRLFVPVSRASSVLPALAA; encoded by the coding sequence ATGTACCAGTCAGACTTGTTTCCCGCCAGCGAGCAGTCCCTTTCAGTGCCTCTGGCATACGCCATCGGTGCCAGGATTGCCGAGGAGCTCGCATCAGGACGTCACCTTGCCCGCGCCGATATTTCGGGCCTGTTCGCCGAAGAAACCGGCGTCCAGGATTGGGGAAGTGCCTGGACCATCGACGACTACAATAATGCGGTCGAAATCGGCGCTCTGCTCTGGCTTCGTGAATCGTCACGCATAGACCTTGTGAGTGGGGTGCATGAAGCAGAAGCGCGCTTCGACTGGCTCGAGGCAGCGTTACCGCCCCGCCACGTTCGCAGCGAGGCCCAGGTCGAGCTGCAGCAATTCTCGACCCCGCCGATGCTGGCCTGGCTGATGGCGAAGGCGGCGGACCTCTCCAGCCGGGACATCGTGCTCGAACCGTCCGCCGGCAACGGTGCCCTCGCGATCTGGGCGGACGGCTGTGCGAAGTCACTCGCTCTCAACGAGATCGCTGCCGACAGGCGCGCTGGCCTGAGGCGCATCTTTCCCGGAACTCCGGTCAGTGCACATGATGGCGAACTGATCGCCGACCTGCATCGCGGGCCGGATCCATCGGTCATCATGATGAACCCGCCGTTCGCGCGCAGCCACGAGCGCGGCCAGGATGGTGATACCGCGCGGCGTCATTTGCGCAGCGCGATCCGGGCTTCCGCCGCTGGCGGCAGGATCGTCGCGATCATGCCCGAACGTTTCGACGCTACGCCCTTCGCCAAGACCCACGGCGACGCCTCGTTACTTCTCGATGTCCGGTTGCAGCAAATGTTTGTGCGGACCGGCACGGGGATCGCCGTGCGTATGGTCGTGTTCGACAAGCTTCCGACCGGGTCGGTCCCGCCGATTGAAGGCGATACGCGCCGCCTGATCGAACTCCATGCCTTACTGGCAAAGCTTCCGGCTCGCGCCTGCGCATCCGCGAGCCTTCACCGTCTTCCCGCACGCAAGCCCGTGCGTTTCGGGGCCAGGGCCACGAAGCAGCGCGCGCCGATCCGACCGTCGGCGCCGTTTGCATCGAAAGCAACCTACGGCACCGCGGCGATAGAACTGGCCTATTCCGTGCTTGCGGAGCCTGCGCCCGTGCCCGAGCAGACAGGAATCTACCTGCCCTACCGGCCCAGCCGCATCGCATTCGCCGATACACCGGCGCATCCCACGCCGCTCGTGGAATCGGTTGCCATGGGCTCGGTCGCGGCCCCTCGGCCCGAAGTGCGCCCGATGCTACCAGCAGGTTGGCAGTCAGCCGGTTTGCTGTCCGACGCACAGTGCGAGACGCTCGTCTATGCGGCCCAGGCATTCGCGCGCGACCTTCCCGGGCATTTCCGGCCTAACCAGCAAGGGACGATGCTGGAGTTATCCGGCGACGGTCAATCCTACCGTCAGGGCTTTTTCCTCGGTGACGGGACCGGAGCCGGCAAGGGAAGGCAGATCGCCGCCCTGATCATGGACCGCTGGCTGTCCGGCGAGCGACGCCATATCTGGATCACCAAGAACGAGGCGCTGCTGGAGGATGCGCGCCGCGACTGGGAAGCGCTCGGCGGAATGGCGCTCGATATCCAGCCACTCTCGCGCTGGAAGCTCGGACACCCCGTGACGCTGCCCGAAGGCATCCTGTTCGTCACCTATCCCACCCTGCGCTCCGGTCGCGCCGAAGACACGCGGCTCGACCAAATCCGCGCCTGGGCAAGAGATACGTTCGAGGGCGTGATAGCTTTCGACGAGGCACATGCCATGGCCAATGCGCTCGGCTCATCGGGCACACGCGGCAAGGTCAAGGGCTCCGAGCAGGGCATGGCCGGCCTCAGGCTCCAGAACACCTTGCCGCGTGCCCGCGTTCTTTATGCCTCGGCAACCGGTGCGTCGGATATCGCCAACCTCGGCTACACTGCACGCCTGGGCCTGTGGGGACCGGAAACCGCTTTCCCGACCCACGAGGCGTTCATGACCGATATTCGGGCCGGGGGTGTGGCGGCGATGGAACTCGTCGCCCGTGACCTCAAGGCACAGGGCCTCTACCTCGCCCGCGCATTGTCGTTTGCCGGGGTCGAGTACGATATACTCGAACATCGGCTGACCGAGGCGCAGATCCGCATCTATGACGCCTATGCCGACGCTTGGGCGATCATCCACCGCAATCTCGACGAAGCGCTCGAGGCGACGCGCGTGGTCGACGAGGACAGCGGCGATACGCTCAACCGCAATGCCAAGGCCGCAGCGCTCTCGATCTTCGAAGGCACCAAGCAACGCTTCTTCGCGCAGCTCCTGCTTTCGATGAAACTGCCGAGCCTGATCCCGGCCATGGAGGAAGCACTCGGCGAGGCGCATTCGGTCGTCGTACAACTGGTCTCGACCGCCGAGGCCATGCTTGATCGGCGCCTTGCCGACCTTTCCGACGAGGAACGCGAAGCGCTCGATATCGACCTGTCCCCGCGCGAATATGTGATCGACTATCTCGCCAAGAGCTTTCCTGTGCGCCTGATGCAGGTCTTCACCGACGAAGACGGAAGTCTTCGCTCCGAGGCGATGAGCGACGACGATGGCAATCCCGTCTTCTGCCCGCGTGCCATCGCTGCGCGCGATGCGCTGATCGAACAGCTCTGCGCCCTGCCGCCGATCGCAACCGCGCTCGATGCAATCATCGAGCATTTCGGGACCGAAGCGGTGGCCGAAGTCACGGGCCGGACGCGGCGACTCGTCATGGGGCGCGACGGTCAACAGCGCCTCGAACGACGAAGCCCCAGTGCCAATGTCGCCGAAGCGCAAAGCTTCATGGAAGGAACCAAGCGCATCCTGGTCTTTTCGGACGCGGGAGGAACAGGGCGCTCCTACCATGCCGATCTCGACGCGAAAAATCAGCAGCGTCGGGTTCATTTCCTGCTTGAACCGGGGTGGCGCGCCGACAACGCGATCCAGGGTCTCGGGCGCACCAACCGCACCAATCAGGCCTCGGCACCGTTATTCCGTCCCGTGACCACCGATGTGAAGGGCGAACGCCGCTTCATCTCTACCATAGCGCGCAGGCTCGATGCATTGGGTGCGCTCACGCGCGGCCAGCGTCAGACCGGCGGCCAGAACCTGTTCGACCCCGCCGACAATCTCGAAAGCGAATATGCCAAGGATGCGCTCACCCGCTGGTTCCAGTTGCTTTATGACGGCAAGCTCGAGGCGACGCGTTTCGGAGACTTCGTCGAGCGGACCGGCCTCCGGCTCGAAAACCCCGATGGCGGGCTGACCGACAATCTGCCGACCATCCAGCGGTGGCTCAACCGTATCCTGGCGCTGCCCATCGCCCTCCAGAACGCCATTTTCGATGAATATCTGGGACTGGTTGAAGCGCGCATCGAAGCCGCGCGCGAAGCGGGAACGCTCGATCTCGGTCTGGAAACCGTTCGTGTCGACAGCTTCGAGATTCTTGCGGACGAGTTGCTGCGCACCGATCCTGTCACCGGTGCACAAACCCGCCTCGTCTCGCTCGAGGTAAAGCGGCACCTTCGGCCCTTGCGGCTAGAGCGGCTCGTGCGCATGCACGAGATCGGAAGCCCGCACGCCATTCCCCTGCGCAATGCGCGCTCGGGAAGGATCGCCCTGTCGGTCTCCGCAAGGCGTCTTATTTCTGATGATGGCGCGGTGATCGAACGGCGCCGCCTGCTTCGTCCGCTCAAATCGGCCAACTGGACACTCGACGCGCTCGGCGAAAGCCTGTGGGAGGAAACCGGCGTCGCCGAATTCACCAAGCGCTGGCGGATCGAGGAGGAGGAAGCTGCGGCTTCTCCGGTCACCGAACGCGTGCATCTCGCCACGGGGCTTCTGTTGCCGGTCTGGAAGCGCCTGCCGGGCGATCACGTCCGGGTCACCCGGCTCGTTGCCGAGGATGGCCAGTCGATCATCGGCCGCGAAGTTCTCGATATCGACCTTGCCAAGATCGCCGAGACGTTCGGTCTGGCGGGGGTGACCGGTCCCGCTCCCGACGAAGTCGGGAAGCTGGTTCTGACAAGCGGCACGCCCCAGCCGCTCGCCAGTCATGACGCGCTGATGGTCAAGCGGTCGCTCGTCGGCGGTGAGCAGCGGCTCGAGCTCACCGGCTACGCGCCCGAGCGGCTCGAGTGGTACAAGGCCAAGGGCTGTTTCACCGAGATCATCCGTTACCGCACGCGGCTCTTCGTACCAGTGTCGAGAGCGTCGTCGGTCCTCCCCGCGCTTGCCGCCTGA
- a CDS encoding ParB/RepB/Spo0J family partition protein, whose amino-acid sequence MIQSIPLKKLVTSPRNVRKSTDDLADLQLRADIAARGLLQNLVVRKAKRGKFEVEAGGRRLAALQALAEEGTLPAAHEVTCLVIEGEESEVREASLAENFQRLAMNPADEAQAFAAIIEAGASPEDVARRFGLTVRFVEGRLRLASLAPCVFEALAEGAITLDMAKAYGAISDIERQAHVHAELQDAWYQITPDTIRRMVLDATVRGSDPRAVLVGRDAYLAAGGRIERELFDDDASESWIDIALLEDLAHKAMEEAAARTAEEYGIAWVRPTLGNYVSHDLVEGLSRLPCEPAPLTEQETQELAELEADYDRVAAVLEDEDSDEDEVAKAEQELVAIDRAMRVLNDRPPVLAEELKAEAGAFLVLSRNGEPSLAPQYYTETEVTTDDDGAIEAVEESGGTKPKGSSLSQRLLDELAMQRRDILAIHLANDPALALDFMVFTLADADGHDWRAKKASTLVGSDASGPIAGFEAKDAPASAALAEFAGALDESWRSGTSQVERFETFRGLSDEARSAWLGHVVSRTLIASLACEGERSVPLHEVLGGLLEVETAHWWRPTAANYFDRVAKARTLEALDAVGGPELVSRYAGSKKAELASAAERIFSGDFIGEAGTKERALAWVPQMMRFSDLDDTPPGAQLEQDAGHQAVIAEQAA is encoded by the coding sequence ATGATCCAGTCGATTCCCTTGAAGAAGCTCGTCACGAGCCCGCGCAATGTTCGCAAGTCGACAGATGACCTGGCCGACCTCCAGCTAAGAGCAGACATCGCCGCGCGCGGCCTGCTCCAGAACCTCGTCGTGCGCAAGGCCAAGCGCGGCAAGTTCGAGGTCGAAGCCGGCGGCCGCCGTCTCGCCGCTCTGCAGGCGCTGGCCGAAGAAGGCACGCTGCCCGCAGCGCACGAAGTCACCTGCCTGGTCATCGAAGGCGAGGAAAGCGAAGTGCGCGAAGCAAGCCTGGCCGAGAACTTCCAGCGCCTCGCGATGAACCCGGCCGATGAGGCGCAGGCCTTCGCCGCTATCATCGAGGCGGGGGCGAGCCCTGAAGACGTGGCGCGTCGCTTCGGTCTCACCGTCCGTTTCGTCGAAGGGCGCCTGCGCCTGGCAAGCCTTGCTCCCTGCGTCTTCGAAGCGCTCGCCGAGGGCGCGATCACGCTCGACATGGCCAAGGCCTATGGCGCGATCTCCGACATCGAGCGCCAGGCGCATGTCCATGCCGAGCTGCAGGATGCCTGGTACCAGATCACCCCCGACACGATCCGCCGCATGGTGCTCGATGCCACGGTGCGCGGTTCCGATCCTCGGGCCGTTCTCGTCGGACGCGATGCCTATCTCGCCGCGGGTGGCCGGATCGAGCGCGAACTGTTCGACGATGACGCCAGCGAGAGCTGGATCGATATCGCGCTGCTCGAGGACCTCGCGCACAAGGCCATGGAAGAAGCCGCTGCCCGGACAGCCGAGGAATACGGCATCGCCTGGGTGCGGCCGACGCTTGGCAATTATGTCAGCCATGATCTCGTCGAAGGTCTCAGTCGCTTGCCGTGCGAGCCTGCTCCGCTGACCGAACAGGAAACGCAGGAACTTGCCGAACTCGAGGCCGATTACGACCGCGTCGCCGCCGTGCTCGAAGACGAGGACAGCGACGAAGACGAGGTCGCCAAGGCCGAACAGGAACTGGTGGCGATTGACCGCGCCATGCGCGTGCTTAACGATCGCCCCCCGGTTCTTGCCGAGGAACTGAAGGCCGAGGCCGGTGCCTTTCTCGTGCTCTCGCGCAACGGCGAGCCGTCATTGGCCCCGCAGTATTACACCGAGACGGAGGTTACTACCGACGACGATGGCGCGATCGAGGCCGTTGAGGAGAGCGGTGGGACGAAGCCCAAGGGCAGTTCGCTCTCGCAGCGCCTGCTCGACGAGCTTGCCATGCAGCGCCGTGACATCCTCGCCATTCACCTCGCCAACGACCCCGCGCTTGCGCTGGACTTCATGGTCTTCACGCTCGCCGATGCGGACGGGCACGACTGGCGCGCGAAGAAGGCATCGACGCTTGTCGGATCCGACGCTTCGGGTCCGATTGCCGGATTCGAGGCCAAGGACGCGCCGGCGAGCGCTGCGCTAGCCGAGTTCGCCGGAGCGCTGGACGAAAGCTGGCGTTCGGGGACAAGCCAAGTCGAGCGGTTCGAGACGTTTCGAGGGCTTTCCGACGAAGCGCGCTCGGCCTGGCTCGGGCATGTCGTTTCGCGAACCCTGATTGCGAGTTTGGCATGCGAAGGCGAACGCTCGGTGCCCCTGCACGAGGTACTGGGTGGTCTGCTCGAAGTGGAGACCGCGCACTGGTGGCGTCCCACCGCCGCCAACTACTTCGATCGCGTGGCCAAGGCCCGCACGCTCGAGGCGCTGGACGCTGTAGGAGGGCCGGAGCTGGTCAGCCGATACGCGGGCTCGAAGAAGGCCGAGCTGGCAAGTGCCGCCGAACGCATCTTCTCGGGCGATTTCATAGGCGAAGCCGGCACCAAGGAGCGCGCGCTTGCATGGGTGCCGCAGATGATGCGATTTTCGGACCTCGACGACACACCTCCGGGCGCCCAACTCGAGCAGGACGCCGGACACCAAGCGGTGATCGCCGAGCAGGCCGCCTGA
- a CDS encoding methyltransferase domain-containing protein, which translates to MTILDKPAARDLYDRIAQRYDGWLITFRLLGLDRWRRSLVDALDIAPRDEVVDLCCGTGENLALLAAAVGPGGRVVGIDLSEGMLDRARTKVVSARLENVELIRGDVESFEVPRTASVVLSTFGLEMVPRYDDVIRRCARDLRSGSRFGLLGVKFPERWPDLLVTALEPLVRRFGATREYREFRPWVSAATHMNQLSYAEHLAGAVYSSVAATR; encoded by the coding sequence GTGACAATCCTCGACAAGCCGGCAGCTCGAGATCTCTATGACCGCATAGCGCAGCGCTATGACGGCTGGCTGATCACCTTCCGCCTGCTCGGCCTGGACCGGTGGCGGCGGAGTTTGGTCGATGCTCTGGATATTGCTCCCCGCGACGAGGTCGTCGACCTGTGCTGCGGTACGGGTGAGAACCTCGCCCTCCTGGCCGCTGCGGTGGGGCCAGGCGGGCGCGTCGTCGGCATCGATTTGTCCGAAGGCATGCTCGATCGGGCGCGAACGAAGGTCGTCTCGGCACGCCTCGAAAACGTGGAATTGATCCGCGGCGATGTCGAAAGCTTCGAAGTCCCTCGCACCGCGTCTGTCGTGCTTTCGACCTTTGGCCTGGAAATGGTCCCGCGGTACGACGATGTGATACGGCGATGCGCACGTGATCTTCGCTCGGGCAGCCGGTTCGGTCTGCTCGGCGTCAAGTTTCCCGAACGCTGGCCCGACCTGCTGGTTACCGCGCTCGAGCCATTGGTTCGGCGCTTCGGCGCGACGCGCGAATATCGCGAATTCAGGCCCTGGGTATCGGCCGCGACACACATGAATCAGCTGTCGTATGCGGAACATCTCGCAGGCGCAGTGTATTCGAGCGTTGCGGCCACGAGATGA
- a CDS encoding cytochrome c oxidase assembly protein, producing MVTLLAVPAFGIAYARGRKEHGRGWRDFTFAAGLIIALASSTWPLEHLARHHFDLHQAMFLGLRIAGPMLIALSHPAGTLLRGTPRGVRGALIAPALRNRTVREGWRLVRMPPAALGLYLGTLFAWSVPAWQDAALLMPAIALLLHLSMFLAGMVFWTRIFDRRPAPHGLRHGVRLMMLWLAILGQILVGSATTLKSVPWYPGYAAVPVPILDLMRDEMVGGFLLWIPSSLVTLLGLIAVVDMWGRHETRMDARRTAWSPSNSAILLYPTSSEGLRTMAQPKNRVLALSMALFALFILSATLLVGLGYRYL from the coding sequence GTGGTCACGCTGCTCGCGGTTCCGGCCTTCGGCATCGCCTACGCAAGAGGCCGCAAGGAGCATGGCCGGGGTTGGCGCGACTTCACTTTTGCGGCCGGCCTCATCATTGCGTTGGCATCGTCGACCTGGCCTCTCGAACACCTGGCACGGCACCACTTCGACCTCCATCAAGCAATGTTCCTCGGCCTGCGGATCGCCGGCCCGATGCTGATCGCGCTCTCCCATCCGGCGGGCACACTGCTGCGCGGAACGCCCCGGGGCGTTCGCGGGGCTCTCATTGCCCCGGCGCTCCGGAACCGGACGGTACGCGAGGGCTGGCGCCTCGTTCGCATGCCTCCGGCAGCGCTCGGCCTCTATCTCGGCACATTGTTCGCCTGGTCGGTCCCGGCCTGGCAGGACGCGGCGCTGCTCATGCCCGCCATCGCGCTGCTGCTCCATCTCAGCATGTTTCTCGCCGGCATGGTTTTCTGGACAAGGATTTTCGACCGCCGGCCCGCGCCGCACGGGCTGCGACACGGCGTGCGCCTCATGATGCTGTGGCTGGCCATTTTGGGCCAGATCCTGGTGGGTTCGGCGACCACCCTCAAGTCCGTCCCGTGGTATCCTGGCTATGCCGCGGTTCCGGTACCGATCCTCGACCTGATGCGAGACGAGATGGTCGGTGGCTTCCTGCTGTGGATTCCCAGCAGCCTCGTAACCCTGCTGGGCCTGATCGCCGTGGTCGATATGTGGGGACGCCACGAAACCCGGATGGATGCGCGTCGCACCGCGTGGTCGCCCTCGAACTCCGCCATCCTGCTTTACCCCACCAGCTCGGAGGGTCTGCGGACGATGGCTCAACCCAAAAACCGCGTTCTGGCACTCTCCATGGCGCTGTTCGCCCTGTTCATTCTTTCGGCAACGCTGCTCGTGGGGCTGGGCTATCGCTATCTGTGA
- a CDS encoding ArdC family protein, translated as MSGSRRSAAARSPAHRITATIIAKLEQGTRPWIRPWRGLPVARPLRACGTPYRGMNTFWLWLMADAAGYASPYWMTYRQCQALGGQVRKGETSTIAIFYKAYRKEVEGPDGENDTETRRVLKAYAVFNAEQCDGLPSLYHPEHLLAPVEPEGRLERLDRFFAAVGATVRHHGCEACYEPRFDRITMPPTGLFDTYDHYYATLAHELSHWTGHASRLDRDLKNRFGSAAYAAEELVAELSSAILGAELGLPVAHLDHHASYIASWLELLKSDDRAILTAAAKAEEAASLLMRLGGIEERSSSDEAGRFDAAA; from the coding sequence ATGTCCGGTTCCAGGCGCTCGGCCGCAGCCCGATCTCCCGCACACCGCATCACGGCAACCATCATCGCAAAGCTCGAGCAGGGTACCAGGCCCTGGATCAGGCCGTGGCGCGGCCTGCCGGTCGCGCGGCCCTTGCGGGCATGTGGAACCCCCTATCGGGGCATGAACACCTTCTGGCTGTGGCTCATGGCCGACGCGGCCGGCTACGCTTCGCCATACTGGATGACCTATCGCCAATGCCAGGCGCTGGGCGGCCAGGTTCGCAAGGGTGAGACCTCGACGATCGCGATCTTCTACAAGGCCTACCGGAAGGAGGTCGAAGGTCCTGACGGTGAAAACGACACCGAAACCCGCCGTGTTCTCAAGGCCTATGCGGTCTTCAACGCCGAGCAGTGCGATGGCCTCCCGTCCCTGTACCATCCCGAACACCTCCTCGCGCCGGTCGAGCCGGAGGGGCGACTTGAGCGGCTCGACCGCTTCTTCGCAGCGGTCGGCGCGACCGTGCGCCATCACGGCTGCGAGGCCTGCTACGAACCGAGATTCGATCGGATCACGATGCCGCCGACCGGGTTGTTCGACACCTACGACCATTATTATGCCACGCTCGCGCATGAACTCTCCCACTGGACGGGACACGCATCGCGGCTCGATCGCGATCTGAAGAACCGGTTCGGCAGCGCAGCCTACGCCGCCGAGGAGCTCGTCGCCGAATTGTCCTCGGCAATTCTGGGGGCCGAACTGGGCCTCCCGGTCGCTCATCTCGATCATCATGCGAGCTACATCGCGTCCTGGCTTGAGCTGCTGAAATCCGACGACCGGGCCATCCTCACCGCCGCCGCGAAGGCCGAGGAAGCCGCCAGTCTGCTCATGCGCCTTGGCGGTATCGAAGAGCGGTCGTCGTCCGATGAAGCCGGCCGGTTCGATGCGGCGGCCTGA
- a CDS encoding DUF2493 domain-containing protein yields the protein MYDSFTQQLAGLDLSGLSIKPAPFDKTDFPCDDAIDQTLAGAWSDLFAMFADTALEADAEDFAWGFVNLFHRAASRKSSQLDRASDEIRALLACADGSEVHSSNLEEQVERAQAAEATMIAFERMRETAAALYLDEIGTSWRPMTGSRSNHSAQVTSAVINARDFLRVRAERRRAAHTPEGTPVVFAGGRSSFPTTDEAKAFAANVWATLDKVRDRVPDLFVVHGGDSKGVDRIAASWAERHDVQQLVFALDRRLGARAGFKRNEQMLKLEPRYVIAFPGNGVLERLVIEAKARRITVVDRRGLTGSVSKSDR from the coding sequence ATGTATGACAGCTTCACCCAACAGCTCGCCGGCCTCGACCTGTCCGGCTTAAGCATCAAGCCCGCGCCTTTCGACAAGACCGATTTTCCCTGCGACGACGCGATCGACCAGACGCTTGCCGGGGCCTGGTCGGACCTCTTCGCGATGTTCGCCGACACCGCTCTCGAAGCCGATGCCGAGGATTTCGCCTGGGGCTTCGTCAATCTCTTCCACCGCGCCGCCAGCCGGAAGTCGTCCCAACTCGACCGGGCGAGCGACGAAATTCGCGCCTTGCTCGCCTGTGCCGACGGATCGGAAGTCCATTCGAGCAATCTCGAGGAGCAGGTCGAGCGCGCGCAGGCGGCCGAAGCGACCATGATCGCCTTCGAACGGATGCGCGAAACCGCTGCTGCTCTCTATCTCGACGAGATCGGAACGTCCTGGCGTCCCATGACCGGCTCCCGGTCCAACCACTCCGCCCAGGTTACCTCCGCAGTCATCAATGCCCGAGATTTTCTGCGGGTTCGCGCCGAGCGTCGCCGCGCGGCCCATACGCCCGAAGGCACGCCGGTCGTCTTCGCTGGCGGCCGATCGTCCTTTCCCACGACCGACGAAGCCAAGGCGTTCGCCGCAAATGTATGGGCCACGTTGGACAAGGTGCGCGACCGGGTCCCGGACCTGTTCGTCGTGCACGGCGGCGACAGCAAGGGCGTCGACCGGATCGCCGCGAGCTGGGCCGAGCGTCACGATGTCCAGCAGCTGGTGTTCGCGCTCGACAGAAGGCTAGGCGCCCGCGCCGGGTTCAAGCGCAACGAGCAGATGCTCAAGCTCGAACCGCGCTATGTGATCGCGTTCCCCGGCAACGGCGTACTCGAGCGGCTCGTGATCGAGGCCAAGGCGCGACGTATCACCGTCGTCGATCGGCGCGGTCTGACCGGGAGCGTCTCGAAATCGGATCGCTGA